In Rhodanobacter humi, the genomic stretch CCGCAGCCAGCACCACGTCGACATGGCCCGGCTTGAGACGGGTGATCAGCGGCGCGTGGCGCGGCGTGATGCCCAGCTCGCCCAGCTCGCCGGTGGCGACGAGCATCGTGGCCTCGCCGGAGAAGATCTCGGCCTCGGCGCTGACGATGTCGACTCGGAGGGTGGTCATGGTTGGTTACTCGTCACGTTCGCGGATGAACGAAAAGCAGGAAGAGCCGGCTTGCATGGTGGCGTTCTCGCCAGATTGCCCATGCTGTTGCGCAATCCGCTTACGCGGATTGCTTGGCCCCCATCTCCTCGCCCTTCTTGATGGCCTCGTCGATGCCGCCGACCATGTAGAACGCCTGCTCCGGCAGGTGGTCGACGTCGCCTTCGACGATCATCTTGAAGCCGCGGATGGTTTCCTTCAGCGACACGTACTTGCCGGGCGCGCCGGTGAACACTTCGGCCACGTGGAACGGCTGGCTGAAGAAACGCTCGCACTTGCGGGCGCGCGCCACCACCTGCTTGTCTTCCTCGCTGAGCTCGTCCATGCCGAGGATGGCGATGATGTCCTTCAGCTCCTTGTAGCGCTGCAGCATGCCCTGCACGCGGCGGGCCACGTCGTAATGCTCCTGGCCGACGACCTGCGGATCGAGCTGGCGGCTGGTGGAGTCCAGCGGATCCACCGCCGGATAGATGCCCAGCGAGGCGATCTGGCGCGACAGGGTCACGGTGGAATCCAGATGCGCGAAGGTGGTGGCCGGCGACGGGTCGGTCAGGTCGTCCGCGGGCACGTACACCGCCTGGATCGAGGTGATCGAACCGGTCTTGGTCGAGGTGATGCGCTCCTGCAGCACGCCCATCTCGTCGGCCAGTGTCGGCTGGTAGCCCACGGCGGACGGCATGCGGCCGAGCAGCGCGGACACCTCGGTGCCGGCCAGCGTGTAGCGGTAGATGTTGTCCACGAAGAACAGCACGTCCTTGCCCTTGCCGCTCGCGTCCTTCTGGTCGCGGAAGTACTCGGCCATGGTCAGGCCGGTCAGCGCCACGCGCAGGCGGTTGCCCGGCGGCTCGTTCATCTGGCCGTAGACCATCGCCACCTTGGACTCGGGCAGGTTATCCAGCTTGACCACGCCGGCGTCCTGCATCTCGTGGTAGAAGTCGTTGCCTTCGCGGGTACGCTCACCCACGCCGGCGAACACCGACAGGCCCGAATGCTGGGTCGCGATGTTGTTGATGAGTTCCAGCATGTTCACGGTCTTGCCCACGCCGGCGCCGCCGAACAGGCCGACCTTGCCGCCCTTGGCGAACGGGCAGACCAGGTCGATCACCTTGATGCCGGTTTCCAGCAGCTCGTTGGCCAGCGCCTGATCGGCATACGACGGCGCCTCGCGGTGGATCACCCAGCGGTCTTCGGCATTGATCGGGCCGACCTCGTCGATCGGGTTGCCGAGCACGTCCATGATGCGGCCCAGGGTGGCGTTGCCCACCGGCACCTTGATGCCTTCGCCGGTGTTGCGGGCCACGAGGCCACGCTTCATGCCGTCGGTGGAACCCAGCGCGATCGTGCGCACCACGCCGTCGCCCAGCACCTGCTGCACTTCCAGCGTGATCTCGGTGCCGTCGATCTTCAGCGCGTCATACACCTGCGGCACCTGATCGCGCGCGAACTCGACGTCGATGACCGCGCCGATGATCTGAACCACTTTGCCCTGACTCATGGATGTGCTCCGGATGGATCTTTAAGTGTTTTGTCATAGCGCCGCTAGCGCGTCGCTCTTATTTCGAGTGCAACCACGGACGGTTGCCTTTTGATCTTGCTCTGCGATCACGGATGATCGCTTTGATTCAACCACGGCCACGGATGGCCGCCCATTTGATCTTCGCGGTCATGGATGACCGCACTTACACAGCCGCAGCTCCGCCGACGATCTCGCTGATTTCCTGCGTGATCGCCGCCTGCCGGGTCTTGTTGTAGACCAGGGTCAGCGTGTCGATCACCTTGTTCGCGTTGTCCGACGCGCTCTTCATCGCGACCATGCGCGCGGCGTGCTCGCTGGCGAGGTTCTCCAGCACGCCCTGGTACACCACCGATTCGATGTAGCGGCCCAGCACGTGCTCCAGCACGGTCTGCGCGTCGGGTTCGTAGATGTAGTCCCAGTCGTGGGCCTGCTCCAGCTTGATGCCGGCATACGCCGACTCGCCGGCCGCCTGGTGCGCTTCCATTTCCGCGGCCACCAGCGGCAACGGCAGCAGCGCGTCGATGGTCGGCTTCTGCGTCATGGTGTTGACGAAGTCGTTGTAGGCGAGGAACACGCGGTCCAGCGCATTCGCCGAATAGGCGTCCAGCACCACCTTGATCACGCCGATCAGCTGCTCCAGCTTCGGCCGCTCGCCGAGATGGGTGGTGCTGCCGGTCAGGTTCACGCCCTTGATGCGGCGGAAGAACTGCAGCGCCTTCTGGCCGATCGCCACCACGTCGACCTGCACGCCTTTGCCCTGCCACTCCTGGATCGCCGGCAGCAGGCGGCGGAACATGTTGGAGTTCAGGCCGCCGCACAGGCCGCGGTCGGTGGACACCACGATGTAGGCCACCCGCGCCACGTTGTCGCGTTCGACCAGGAACGGATGCTTGAAGTCGGTGCTGGCCTGCGCCACGTGCGCGATCACCTTGCGCATGGAACGCGCATACGGACGCGAGGCCTTCATCAGATCCTGCGCCTTGCGGATCTTCGAGGCCGAGACCATTTCGAGCGCGCGCGTCACCTTGCGCATGTTCTGCGTGCTCTTGATCTTGGTTTTGATTTCGCGTCCGCTGGCCATCTGTTTCGCTCGCTGTGCTCGCCTGGGGAACGGGGTCTGGAGAACGGGGTGGTGGCGTTTCCTGCTCCCCGCTGCTCTTACCAGCTACCCGTCTTCTTGTACTCGTCCAGCGAAGCCTTGAAGACGCCTTCGATCTCGGCATCCCAGGCGCCGGTGGCGACGATCTTCTTCATCAGCTCGGCGTGGTTCTGGTGCATGAAGGCGTGCAGGCCCTTCTCGAACGCCAGCACCTTGTTCACCGGCAGGTCGTCGAGGTAGCCCTTCTCGGCGGCGTACACCGACAGCGCCAGCTCGGCGATCGACAGCGGCGCATACTGCGACTGCTTCATCAGCTCGGTGACGCGCTGGCCGCGGTCGAGCTGGGCACGGGTGGCCGGATCGAGATCGGAGGCGAACTGCGCGAACGCGGCCAGCTCGCGGTACTGCGCCAGCGCCAGCTTCACGCCGCCGGAGAGCTTCTTCACGATCTTGGTCTGCGCCGAACCGCCCACGCGCGACACCGAGATGCCGGCGTTCACGGCCGGACGGATGCCGGCGTTGAACAGGTCGGTCTCGAGGAAGATCTGGCCGTCGGTGATCGAGATCACGTTCGTCGGCACGAACGCGGACACGTCGCCGGCCTGGGTCTCGATGATCGGCAGCGCGGTCAGCGAGCCGGTCTTGCCCTTCACCTCGCCGTTCGTGAACTTCTCGACGTACTCCTCGGAGACGCGCGAAGCGCGCTCGAGCAGGCGCGAGTGCAGATAGAACACGTCGCCCGGATAGGCTTCGCGACCCGGCGGGCGCTTCAGCAGCAGCGAAATCTGGCGGTAGGCCACGGCCTGCTTGCTGAGGTCGTCGTAAACGATCAGGGCATCCTGGCCGCGGTCGCGGAAGTACTCGCCCATGGCGCAGCCGGCGTACGGCGCGATGTACTGCAGCGCGGCCGACTCGGAAGCGGAGGCCACCACCACGATGGTGTTGGCCAGCGCACCGTTCTCTTCCAGCTTGCGCACCACGTTCGCGATCGACGAGCGCTTCTGGCCGATCGCCACGTAGATCGAGAAGATGCCCGAATCCTTCTGGTTGATGATCGCGTCGATCGCCAGCGCGGTCTTGCCGGTCTGGCGGTCGCCGATGATCAGCTCGCGCTGGCCGCGGCCGATCGGGATCATCGAGTCGACCGACTTGTAGCCGGTCTGCACCGGCTGGTCGACGCTCTTGCGCCAGATCACGCCCGGCGCAACCTTCTCGATCGGCGAGCTGAGCTTGGCGTTGAGCGGGCCCTTGCCGTCGATCGGGTTACCCAGCGAATCGACCACGCGGCCGAGCAGCTCGGGACCCACGGGCACTTCGAGGATGCGACCGGTGGTCTTGGCCACGTCGCCCTCGCGCAGGTGCTGGTATTCGCCCAGCACCACCGCGCCGACCGAGTCGCGCTCCAGGTTCAGCGCCAGCGCAGTTGCGTTGCCCGGCAGCTCGATCATCTCGCCCTGCATCACGTCGGCCAGGCCGTGGATGCGCACGATGCCGTCGGACACGCTGATGATCGTGCCCTCGTTGCGGGCCTCCGCGCCGAGCTTGAACTGCTCGATGCGGTTCTTGATCAGTTCGCTGATCTCGGACGGGTTCAGGGTGGTGCTGGACATGGTCGTTATCCTGAAATTTTGTAAACGCGATGCTTTCTTTGAGAGTCCGACTGGATGCCGGGGTTTGCTCTCCGCGAAACGGACTTCGCGTGAAAATTACTGTGCGAGCGTGTTGCCCAGGCGCTCGAGGCGCCCGCGCGCGGAACCGTCGATCACTTCGCTGCCGGCGTCGATCACCACGCCGGCCAGCAGCGAGGCATCGACCCGGGCATCGAGTTCGATCTCGCGCTTGAAGCGGCGCTTCAGCGATGCCTTGAGCTGCTCGGCCTGTGCCGCGTCCAGCGCCATCGCGCTGGTCACCTTGACCAGCAGCTGCGACTCGGACTCGCGGCGATACTGCTCGTACAGCGCAGCCACTTCCGGCAGCAGCGCCATGCGGCGGTGCTCGGCCAGCTCGCCCAGGAACTGCGCGAACGGCGCATCGGCCGCCATGCCTTGGGGCAGGTGCAGCATCACCAGCTGCGCCGGCTGCACGCGCGGATCGTTGCCGAGGCCGGCCACGCGCGCGTCGCTGGCCACCGCGGCGGCGAAACCCAGCGCCTGCGACCACGCGGCCAGCGCGCCGCTGGCATGTGCCAGCTCGAACGCGGCGCGAGCGTAGGGACGGGCGAGAGTGATTGCCTGGGCCATGGATCAGACCTCGGCGGCGAGCTGGTCGAGCAGTGCCTTGTGCGTCGAGGCATCCACCTCGCGCTGCACGATCTTGGAAGCGCCCTGCACGGCCAGCGCACCCACGCGCTCGCGCAGTTGCTCGCGCGCCTGCTGCGCCATCGCGGCGATGTCGTCCTGCGCGGCGGCCTTCAGCCGATTGATCTCGACGATCGCGTCGGCGCGGGCCTTGTCGAGGATGCCGTTGGCCTGCTGCTGCGCCTTGTCGATGATCTCGGACGCCTGCTGGCGCGCCTTGCGCACCTCGTCCGCCACCTTCGTGTCGGCCGCCTTCAGCTCGGCGTGCGCGCGCTCGGCGGCGCTGAGGCCCTCGGCGATCTTGATCTGCCGTTCCTCGATGGCCTTGTTGATGTGCGGCCAGATGAACTGGACGCAGAACCAGATGAGGATGGCGAAAGCGATCATTTCGCCGATCAGGGTCGCGTTGAAATTCATCGCTGCCTTACCTGCAAATACGGAATGGAACCAGCGCGGGCCTCAATGGCCCGCGCCGACTTGCGGTGTGCTGCCGCGGCAGCACGCCGGAGTACGACTTACTGACCGGCGCCGGCGGCGGTCAGAATCTTGCCCAGCAGCGGGTTCGCCACGGCGAAGTACATCGCCAGCGCCACGCCGATCAGGAACGCCGCGTCGATCAGGCCGGCCAGCAGGAACATGCGGCCCTGCAGCAGCGGCACCAGCTCCGGCTGACGGGCGGCGGCTTCCAGGAACTTCGAGCCCATCACGCCGATACCGATACAGGCACCCAGCGCACCGAGGCCGATGATCAGGCCGAGCGCGATGGCGGTGAAGCCCTGGATTTGTGCAAACTGGACAAGATGTTCCACGGTGATCTCCTCGAAAAAACGGTTGTTGCGTTGAAGGGTTGAAGAACTGAAACAGAACCGGAATCAGTGATGGTCGTGCGCCATCGAGATGTACACGATCGTCAGCACCATGAAGATGAAGGCCTGGATCGAGATGATCAGGATGTGGAAGATGCCCCACACCGTGTAGCCGATGATGCCGGCGCCATACAGCGCCCAGCCGGCCAGGCCCGCGCCTGCGCTGAACAGGCCGGCGATCAGCATGAACACCAGCTCGCCCGCATACATGTTGCCGAACAGTCGCATCGCCAGGCTCACCGGCTTGGACAGCAGCTCGACCAGGTTCAGCGCGAAATTGGGGATCCACAGCGCCGGGTGCTTGCCGAACGGCGCGGTGAACAGCTCGTGCATATAGCCGCCAAAGCCCTTGGCCTTGAAGCTGTAGACGATGATCAGCAGGAACACCGTGATCGACATCGCGAACGTCATGTTGATGTCGGCGGTGGGCACGGCGCGGAAGTGGCCAATGCCGAACTGCTCGGTGATCCACGGCAGCAGATCGACCGGGAGCAGGTCCATCGCGTTCATCAGGAACACCCAGACGAACACGGTCAGCGCCAGCGGGCCCAGCACGCGGCGATCGCCGTGGAACACGTCCTTGACCTGGCCGTCGACGAACTCGAGGATGATCTCGACGAACGCCTGGCCCTTGGACGGCACGCCGGCGGTGGCCTTGCGCGCCTTCAGCCAGAACCACAGGCAGAACAGCACGCCCAACACCAGCGACACCGCGACCGAATCGAGGTGCACCGCCCAGAAACCTTCCTTGCTCGCATGCGGCACGAGGTGCTGGAGGTGGTGCTGGATGTATTCGGTAAGACCGCCCTGCGGCTCGCTTGCCATGTATCAACCCTTGAATCTGAACGCCAGCAGATAGACCGCGTAGGCAGCCACCAGCCCCGTCACGGCGGCCAGCGGCGGCAATTTGTACTGAAACAGGATCAACCCCAGCCCGCCGACGACCGCTGCCCACTTCAGCAGCATGCCGAGCAGCAGGCGGGCGAAAGCCGCCGCGCCGCCGACCAGGCGACCGAAGACCTGCACGGACATCAGCGCGGTACCCAGCGCCACCGTGAAAGCTCCGGCCGCGGCCGCAACCGCCTCCCGATGCCCCTTCAGCAGGAACACCGCGCCGACCATCGCCGCCACCGCAAGTTGCAGCAGCACCGTGCGCAGTGCGAGGCGCCGACCGGCGTCGAGACTGTTGAGCACGTAACCTCTCCGCACCGGTTTCCACCAAGTGGCACCGATACAGCCACGAACCATGATTCAATCCGTAAAAGTATATCAGTGCCCCGCTTGCAGCGACAAGCCGCGAACGCTGCGGCAACTTGTCCCGCAGCCCGCTTCGAGTGCAGACGTTGTCGCCTGATTCACCAAAGAAAAGGGCCGGACTGGGGAAGTCCGGCCCTTGCTGCCGCGCGGGAGGGAGGGGGGCCGCCGGCAGGGTGCCACTCGGGTTGTTCCGTTGCTTACTTCGCGGCGGCCTTCTTCGCGGCCGGCGCGGTCACCGCCTCGTTGGCGGCCTGGCGCTGTTCCTGCACCAGCGCCTGCAGCGACTCCGCAGCCTTCTGCGTCACGGCGATGATTTCCTGCGAAACCGCCACTGCGCGCTCGGCCTGCTCGCGGCTGAGGCTGGCGCCCTTTTCCCACAGGCCGCGCAGGGCGTCGGCGTCGCGGGTTTCCAGCGCCTCGGCCACGAAGGCGGCCGAATCACGCGTCTGCTGCTCAAACGCCTTGAGCTGCAGCCCGGCGACCGTCTCCAGGCTCTTCAGGGCCAGCGACTGCGCCTTGAACGCGCCCTCGGTGATCTGCTTGGTGTAGGCGAAAAACTGGTTGCTGTACTGCTGGTTCATGAGCTTGCCCTCGTGGGGTTTGCGGGGTAGTGGCAAGCACTCTAGCAAGCTTTTTTGTGCAATGCAATATATTTTTTGTGGCCGGGCAAGACCACTGTGAAAATATTCAGGATATACACATCATTGGATCAGTCACGCAGCTGTCGCAATGCCGCAATACTCACGGCTACAGGCTCAGGAATGCAGGCGATTCCGGGCCCACCGGCCGCACCGGTCTCCCGCCCGCGGGCGTTCCGTCCCGGACGCCAGGAACGATGCCGGAGCGTTCGCTTTCCCGCCCGACCCGGATTCCGGCCTACCCCCGGTAGCGGCAGCCCGACGTGCAGGTCTCGTGCACGGTGACTTCGGACAGCAGCGGCAGTGCCGGCTTGAGGCGCTCCCAGATCCATATCGCCAGCCGCTCGCTGGTGGGGTTTTCCAGCCCCTCGACGTCGTTGAGGTAGTGATGGTCGAGCCGCTCAAACAACGGCTGGAAGGCCGCCTTCACCTCGGCGAAATCCATCACCCAGCCGCTGTCGGCGCCGATCTCGCCGCTCAGATGGATCTCCACGCGGAAGGAATGCCCATGCAGGCGCGCGCACTTGTGCCCTGCCGGCACATTCGGCAGGCGGTGTGCGGCCTCGAGGGTGAAGGTCTTGAAGATATCCATCGCGGCATTCTATCGCGCCGCCACTGCGCGCCCGCGGGGGCCAGCCCTCTTCCCGATCGACGCCATAGCCGGCCCGCGGCGGCACCACGGAATGCTGCGGCACAGCATGTCAAAGACATGACGACGCCCAAAACATCGCGGTTAATTAAACATTTTCAATGAGATACATTCAAACATCAGTCTTGTCGCAGCGCGCTGCATCGCGGATTGACACCGGTGTCAACGACTCGCAAGCTGTCACCCGTTCCGTTGCGGGGGAGCACGGTGAACGCGGCAATCGACCAACCGGATCGACCGGCAAGTGTCTCGACGACGCCATTCCTGGCGGCCGACGTCGGCGGCACGCACGCCCGCGTGGCGCTGATCCAAGTCGCCCAAGACGGGGGGCGCGCGGTCGAGGTGCTGGCCTACCGCAAGTTCGCCTGCGGGGATTTCGGCGGGTTGGCGGAACTTCTGCAGGCCTTCGTCGACGACGAGGTGCAGGCCCCGGTGCGGCGCTGCGTGCTCGCCTGCGCCGGCCAGCTGATGGGCGACGAGGTGCTCAACGACAACTCCGCCTGGCCCATTCACCTACCGTCGGTGCGCAGGGCGCTGGCGCTGGACGACCTGGCCGCACTCAATGACTTCGAGGCGCTGGGGTACGCGCTCGACAACCCGCTGGTCTGCGGCGGCCGCCTGCTGTGCGGGCCGGATCGCCACGCCGATGGCCCGACGCTGGTGATCGGTCCCGGTACCGGCCTGGGCGCGGCGGTGCGCCTGTCCGGTCCCGCTGGCGGCTGCGTGCTGGCCACGGAAGCCGGCCAGATGGATTTCGCGCCGCACTCGATCCGCGAGCGCGAGATCCTCGCGCAGCTGGTGCCGGATGGCGGTTACCTGCCGTGTGAGCGCATCGTGTCGGGTCCCGGCCTGCTGACCCTCTACCGGACCCTGTGCGCCTTGCACGGGACAACACCCTGGCTGGCCACGCCCGCGGCCGTCACCGCGGCCGCCATGGCCTGCAGTGATGCGCAGGCCACGGAAGCGGTGGAGGTCTTCTGCGCGGCGCTGGGAAGTTTCGCCGGCAGCCTGGCCATGGCCTACATTGCCAGCGGCGGCGTGTACCTCGCCGGCGGCTTCCTGGATTCGATGTTCGGCCTGCTGGCACGCAGCGATTTCGAGGAGCGCTTCCTGCACGGACGCAGCGTGCGCGCGTTCCTGTCGCAGGTTCCGGTATGGGTGACGGAGCACGGACGCCAGGGCGTGCTGGGCGCGGCGAGGTGGTACCTCGGACGTGGCACGTCCGCTGCAACGACGCCGCGCCCCGCCGCGGCAGGCGGTCCGGCCCCGTGAACGTCATCGCGACATCGGCGCCGCGCCTTTCCGGACAGCCGCGCGCGCGGGCGTGCGTGGGAAAAGGTCTCGCCGCGTTCGCCGCCGCGTGGCTGGCGACCATGGGCATCGCCACGGCGACGCCGGCCGCGCCTGCCTGGTCGCTGCTGCCGCAGCCCGCCCACGCCTACCCCGCCGCATCGCCCGCGGTCGAGATTGCGGATGGCGCCGTGGTCGCCGTGCACGGTGCGGATCGCCCGCAGCTGCAAGCCATCGTGGACCGGTTCGTGCATTTGCTGGCCGACACGCGCGGCCTGCGATTGCACGCGACGACGGCGGCCGACGCGCGCGCCGCCATCACGTTCAACATCGACCCGCACGCGGACGTGGCGGGCGGTGCCGGCTACCGCATCGTGATTGATGACCAGGGCATACGGATCACCGCGCGCACGCCGCGCGGCGCGTTCTACGGCAGCGTCACCCTGTGGCAGTTGCTGACGCCGCCCGGCTGGACCCGCGGCAGTGCGGCCGAAGTGGCCGCGGGCGTCATCGACGACCACCCGCGTTTCGCCTGGCGCGCGCTGCTGCTCGACTCCGGACGGCATTACCAGAGCGTGGCCGAGATCGAGCGGTTGATCGACTGGATGTCGCTCGACAAGCTCGACGTGCTGCTCTGGCATCTGACCGAGGACCAGGGCTGGCGCCTGGACATCCCCGGCTACCCCGCACTGACGAAAACCGGCGCCTGCCGCAACGCGGTGGGCCTCGATGCCGAGTTGACCGGCTCGCCCGACCAACCCTATTGCGGCCATTACACCGCGGCCGAGGTGCGCGAGATCGTGCGTTACGCGGCCGAACGCTACGTCACCGTGGTGCCGGGCATCGACCTGCCCGGGCATGCGCAGGCGGCCATCGCCGCGTATCCGTGGCTGGGCGTCACCGGCCAGCGTCCGCCCGTGTGGACGGACTGGGGCGTCAGTCCGTGGCTGCTGAAGCCCGACGCGAAGACCCTGCATTTCGTCGACGACGTGCTCGACGAGGTGATGCGACTGTTCCCCTCGAAGTACGTCTCGATCGGCGGCGACGAAGCGGACAAGCAGCAGTGGAACGCCTCGCCCGCGGTGCAGGCGCAGATGCACCAGTTGGGCCTCGCGAACATGGACCAACTGCAAGGCTGGTTCACCGGCCAGGTCGCCGGGCATCTCACTGCGCACGGGCGCACGCCGGTCGGCTGGGACGATGAACTGGTCGCGGGCGCGACGCTGCCGGCTGCGGAAGTGGTGATGTCCTGGCACGGCAACGACGGCGAGCGCGTGGCGCTGGCCGCGCTGCGGCAAGGCCACGACGTGGTGATGACGCCGCAGGAGTCGCTGTACTTCGACCACTACCAGTCCAGCCTGCCCGACGAATGGCCAGGGCAGCCGCCGATGGCGACGCTGCGGCAGGCCTACGACACCGTCGTGATCCCGCACGGCGCCAGCGCGGCCGAAGCCGGCCATGTGATCGGCGTGCAGGCCGGGCTCTGGACCGAACTGATGCCGGACTTCGCGCGCGACCAGCATGCGCTGTACCCGCGCGTCGCCGCCCTGGCGGAACTGGGCTGGTCGCCGGCGGCCGCGCACGATTGGCACGGCTTCCTGCAGCGCCTGCCCGCCGAACTGGAGCGCTACCGCGCACTCGGCATCGGCTATGCCGACACGGCGTTTGCGCCCGCCTTCGACGTGACGGCAGGTGCCGGCGACACGCTGCGCGTCGCGCTCGCCAACCAGACCGGCTTCGGCACGATCCGCTACACGACCGACGGTTCCGCACCGACGCCGGCTTCCACGGCGTATGTCCGCCCGCTGACACTCGCTGCACGAGACCGGACCACGCTGCGCGCGGCAACCTTCATGCCCGATGGCTACCCGCTCGCCGCGCCGCGCATGCAGGTGCTGGATGCCGCGACGCTGCTCGGCCGCGACAGCAGCCAGCTCGCCTCCTGCTCGCACCAGCCGGGCATGCGCCTGGGCGGCCGGCAGCCGGCGCGGGGTCCGCGGCCGGTCTACACGATGGACGTCGGCGACATGTGCTGGCTGTGGCCGCAGGCGCCGCTGGCAGGCGTCACGCACGTCAACCTGAGCGTGGCGCGCGTGACATGGCGCTTCGGCGACGAGGCCAAGGATGCCGTGGTGCGCCCCAGGGTCGGCGCGGCTGGCGAGTTCGAGATCCATGCCGACTCCTGCACGGGGCCGCTGCTCGCCCGCCTGCCGCTGACGCCGGCGGCGCAGGCATCGGGACAGACCCGTCTCGGCGCACCGATCGCGACGACGCCGGGCAACGGCGCCCGCGACTTGTGCATCGTCGCCACGGGCGACCCGCGCGACGGGCAGTGGGCGCTGGCCCGCATCACGTTTTCGAAAGGCAACACGGAAACCGGCGTTCCGCAGGGGGAGCGCCGAACGGGGAAACGGTGATGGCGCGCAGCGCCATGCCGGTTGCATAGCGTGACCGCCGCACCGTGCCGCGTCGCACGGCGGATGTCATCCGGATGCGCAGGTTTTGAAGCAACGCGGAGCAGTTGGGATTCGACCGACATCAACCGAGAGGCAAAGTCCATGTCCACCGACCATCGCAAGCACCCCTTGTCATTCGCCATCTCCATGTCGCTGCTCGCCGTCGTGGCGACCTCGGCCATGGCATCGCCGCGCCCGGGTGCCCCGGCGGACAACCCGGGGGCGCAGGCCGCCACGCCGCAGGACGCGCAGGCTGCGTCGCCGGCCGATGCCGCGAAAGCCAAGTCCAAGGCCGATGCCGCGAAGCAAAAGGCGGCGGTCACGTTGTCCACCGTCACCGTCTCCGGCGTGCGCGCCTCGCAGATGCGCGCGATCGACCTGAAGCGCGATGCGCCGAACATCCAGGACAGCATCACGGCGGAAAACATCGGCGCGCTGCCCGACGTGACCATCACCGACTCCCTGCAGCGCGTCACCGGCGTGCAGATCAACCGCGACGCCGGCGTGGGCACCTCGGTGGACGTGCGCGGCCTGCCCCAGGTCGGCACCATGCTGAACGGCGAAGTGTTCATCACGGCGGACCAGATCGACTCGCAGCAGCCCGACTTCACC encodes the following:
- the atpB gene encoding F0F1 ATP synthase subunit A; this encodes MASEPQGGLTEYIQHHLQHLVPHASKEGFWAVHLDSVAVSLVLGVLFCLWFWLKARKATAGVPSKGQAFVEIILEFVDGQVKDVFHGDRRVLGPLALTVFVWVFLMNAMDLLPVDLLPWITEQFGIGHFRAVPTADINMTFAMSITVFLLIIVYSFKAKGFGGYMHELFTAPFGKHPALWIPNFALNLVELLSKPVSLAMRLFGNMYAGELVFMLIAGLFSAGAGLAGWALYGAGIIGYTVWGIFHILIISIQAFIFMVLTIVYISMAHDHH
- the queD gene encoding 6-carboxytetrahydropterin synthase QueD → MDIFKTFTLEAAHRLPNVPAGHKCARLHGHSFRVEIHLSGEIGADSGWVMDFAEVKAAFQPLFERLDHHYLNDVEGLENPTSERLAIWIWERLKPALPLLSEVTVHETCTSGCRYRG
- the atpE gene encoding F0F1 ATP synthase subunit C gives rise to the protein MEHLVQFAQIQGFTAIALGLIIGLGALGACIGIGVMGSKFLEAAARQPELVPLLQGRMFLLAGLIDAAFLIGVALAMYFAVANPLLGKILTAAGAGQ
- a CDS encoding glucokinase, with the protein product MNAAIDQPDRPASVSTTPFLAADVGGTHARVALIQVAQDGGRAVEVLAYRKFACGDFGGLAELLQAFVDDEVQAPVRRCVLACAGQLMGDEVLNDNSAWPIHLPSVRRALALDDLAALNDFEALGYALDNPLVCGGRLLCGPDRHADGPTLVIGPGTGLGAAVRLSGPAGGCVLATEAGQMDFAPHSIREREILAQLVPDGGYLPCERIVSGPGLLTLYRTLCALHGTTPWLATPAAVTAAAMACSDAQATEAVEVFCAALGSFAGSLAMAYIASGGVYLAGGFLDSMFGLLARSDFEERFLHGRSVRAFLSQVPVWVTEHGRQGVLGAARWYLGRGTSAATTPRPAAAGGPAP
- a CDS encoding F0F1 ATP synthase subunit B; the encoded protein is MNFNATLIGEMIAFAILIWFCVQFIWPHINKAIEERQIKIAEGLSAAERAHAELKAADTKVADEVRKARQQASEIIDKAQQQANGILDKARADAIVEINRLKAAAQDDIAAMAQQAREQLRERVGALAVQGASKIVQREVDASTHKALLDQLAAEV
- the atpG gene encoding F0F1 ATP synthase subunit gamma — its product is MASGREIKTKIKSTQNMRKVTRALEMVSASKIRKAQDLMKASRPYARSMRKVIAHVAQASTDFKHPFLVERDNVARVAYIVVSTDRGLCGGLNSNMFRRLLPAIQEWQGKGVQVDVVAIGQKALQFFRRIKGVNLTGSTTHLGERPKLEQLIGVIKVVLDAYSANALDRVFLAYNDFVNTMTQKPTIDALLPLPLVAAEMEAHQAAGESAYAGIKLEQAHDWDYIYEPDAQTVLEHVLGRYIESVVYQGVLENLASEHAARMVAMKSASDNANKVIDTLTLVYNKTRQAAITQEISEIVGGAAAV
- the atpD gene encoding F0F1 ATP synthase subunit beta, whose amino-acid sequence is MSQGKVVQIIGAVIDVEFARDQVPQVYDALKIDGTEITLEVQQVLGDGVVRTIALGSTDGMKRGLVARNTGEGIKVPVGNATLGRIMDVLGNPIDEVGPINAEDRWVIHREAPSYADQALANELLETGIKVIDLVCPFAKGGKVGLFGGAGVGKTVNMLELINNIATQHSGLSVFAGVGERTREGNDFYHEMQDAGVVKLDNLPESKVAMVYGQMNEPPGNRLRVALTGLTMAEYFRDQKDASGKGKDVLFFVDNIYRYTLAGTEVSALLGRMPSAVGYQPTLADEMGVLQERITSTKTGSITSIQAVYVPADDLTDPSPATTFAHLDSTVTLSRQIASLGIYPAVDPLDSTSRQLDPQVVGQEHYDVARRVQGMLQRYKELKDIIAILGMDELSEEDKQVVARARKCERFFSQPFHVAEVFTGAPGKYVSLKETIRGFKMIVEGDVDHLPEQAFYMVGGIDEAIKKGEEMGAKQSA
- a CDS encoding F0F1 ATP synthase subunit delta, translating into MAQAITLARPYARAAFELAHASGALAAWSQALGFAAAVASDARVAGLGNDPRVQPAQLVMLHLPQGMAADAPFAQFLGELAEHRRMALLPEVAALYEQYRRESESQLLVKVTSAMALDAAQAEQLKASLKRRFKREIELDARVDASLLAGVVIDAGSEVIDGSARGRLERLGNTLAQ
- the atpA gene encoding F0F1 ATP synthase subunit alpha — protein: MSSTTLNPSEISELIKNRIEQFKLGAEARNEGTIISVSDGIVRIHGLADVMQGEMIELPGNATALALNLERDSVGAVVLGEYQHLREGDVAKTTGRILEVPVGPELLGRVVDSLGNPIDGKGPLNAKLSSPIEKVAPGVIWRKSVDQPVQTGYKSVDSMIPIGRGQRELIIGDRQTGKTALAIDAIINQKDSGIFSIYVAIGQKRSSIANVVRKLEENGALANTIVVVASASESAALQYIAPYAGCAMGEYFRDRGQDALIVYDDLSKQAVAYRQISLLLKRPPGREAYPGDVFYLHSRLLERASRVSEEYVEKFTNGEVKGKTGSLTALPIIETQAGDVSAFVPTNVISITDGQIFLETDLFNAGIRPAVNAGISVSRVGGSAQTKIVKKLSGGVKLALAQYRELAAFAQFASDLDPATRAQLDRGQRVTELMKQSQYAPLSIAELALSVYAAEKGYLDDLPVNKVLAFEKGLHAFMHQNHAELMKKIVATGAWDAEIEGVFKASLDEYKKTGSW
- a CDS encoding phasin family protein; the protein is MNQQYSNQFFAYTKQITEGAFKAQSLALKSLETVAGLQLKAFEQQTRDSAAFVAEALETRDADALRGLWEKGASLSREQAERAVAVSQEIIAVTQKAAESLQALVQEQRQAANEAVTAPAAKKAAAK